One Methanolobus sp. WCC4 DNA segment encodes these proteins:
- a CDS encoding metalloregulator ArsR/SmtB family transcription factor, whose product MEVLDSEHTCDDTITINEKVRKLPSEESISSMCQIFNALQCTTRLKILFLLLQGEMCVKGIEDALGISQSAISHSLKNLRQTDLVRVKKEGKFAVYHLADEHVETFMSMCREHVEE is encoded by the coding sequence ATGGAAGTTTTGGATTCGGAACATACCTGTGATGATACTATCACCATCAATGAAAAGGTCAGGAAACTGCCATCAGAGGAATCGATCTCTTCAATGTGCCAGATATTCAATGCTCTCCAGTGCACAACACGCCTGAAGATACTGTTCCTTCTCCTTCAGGGGGAGATGTGCGTTAAAGGGATAGAGGATGCACTAGGGATATCACAGTCAGCGATATCACATAGCCTCAAGAACCTCAGGCAGACAGATCTTGTAAGGGTGAAGAAGGAAGGAAAGTTCGCAGTCTACCATCTGGCTGACGAACATGTAGAAACATTCATGTCAATGTGCAGAGAACACGTGGAGGAATGA
- a CDS encoding energy-coupling factor transporter transmembrane component T, translating into MDNLFMSFVPGDSLLHRLDPRTKIIGLMLVSFCILGASSFADMVLIALVFSGLVVSCRLPPNHFVRSVRPMLFFFAILFLMQLFFTKGRVIWQFNLISATYEGLVLGTIITLRFVFLLLFAALITATTSPSRITAGIERLLRPFPLRYIGITSHDLAMMMSLSIYFVPLFYDSFRSLREAQISRGLDIKKEPVKAIFSIAVPLVSTSVRRVEEVALAMESRCYRSTGRTSMHVLDLSGNDYLSFVLFAIVIMISVLL; encoded by the coding sequence ATGGATAACCTTTTCATGTCGTTCGTTCCGGGTGACTCTCTGCTCCACAGGCTCGATCCCAGGACAAAGATCATCGGTCTTATGCTTGTGAGCTTCTGCATCCTCGGCGCTTCTTCCTTTGCAGACATGGTTCTGATTGCTCTTGTCTTTTCAGGACTTGTAGTATCATGCAGGCTTCCACCGAATCATTTCGTACGGTCGGTCCGTCCAATGCTCTTCTTTTTCGCCATACTATTCCTGATGCAGTTGTTCTTCACGAAAGGCCGGGTGATCTGGCAGTTCAATTTGATATCTGCGACCTATGAAGGTCTGGTACTTGGTACTATCATCACTCTGCGCTTCGTATTCCTGCTATTGTTCGCAGCACTCATCACAGCCACAACCTCTCCCTCTCGTATCACAGCAGGGATCGAGAGATTGCTTCGGCCGTTCCCATTGAGGTATATCGGGATCACCTCTCACGATCTTGCAATGATGATGTCACTGTCTATATATTTCGTACCACTGTTCTATGATAGTTTCAGGAGCCTCCGTGAAGCACAGATATCACGTGGTCTGGATATCAAAAAGGAACCTGTAAAAGCTATATTCTCAATCGCTGTTCCACTGGTCAGCACTTCGGTCCGCAGGGTGGAAGAGGTGGCCCTTGCAATGGAAAGTCGTTGTTATCGAAGTACAGGGCGTACTTCTATGCATGTGCTGGATCTCTCAGGGAACGACTACCTTTCTTTTGTTCTTTTTGCAATTGTTATAATGATATCAGTGCTTCTCTGA